In Kordiimonas pumila, a single genomic region encodes these proteins:
- a CDS encoding fumarylacetoacetate hydrolase family protein: protein MKVARYSINDETKIGIIHGETIIELDNWPSLQTDNRLGVMSVLQADPSIIEAIKASIASLPSVKMSDVTLLAPIPKPEKFLGLGFAFKSHIKEVLNKFPDIKLPQHQVWFNKQVSCITGPHAPIYMPPVSDQLDYEVELAVVIGKKCRYVKAENVTDVIAGYMICNDASIRDWQLRAPTAMIGKSFDTHGPTGPWVTSANSFPLDHDFNLRTWVNGELRQDGHTSDWAYSLGQMIEELTTAFTLEPGDILATGTPCGVGAACTPAKYLKIGDVVRMEIAGLGSIENTVVAEPVYTY from the coding sequence ATGAAAGTGGCGCGCTACAGTATCAATGATGAAACAAAAATCGGAATCATTCACGGAGAGACCATTATCGAACTAGATAACTGGCCCTCCCTACAAACAGACAATCGGCTTGGTGTTATGTCTGTTTTACAAGCAGATCCGAGCATCATAGAAGCAATCAAGGCTTCAATAGCATCCCTGCCCAGCGTAAAGATGTCTGACGTTACACTTCTTGCTCCCATACCCAAGCCTGAAAAATTTCTAGGTCTTGGCTTTGCATTTAAATCCCATATTAAGGAAGTTCTTAATAAATTTCCGGACATCAAACTTCCGCAACACCAAGTCTGGTTCAATAAGCAGGTTAGCTGCATTACTGGCCCGCACGCGCCTATATATATGCCACCGGTATCAGACCAACTTGATTACGAAGTAGAGCTGGCTGTGGTTATTGGTAAAAAATGTCGCTACGTAAAAGCAGAAAATGTCACTGATGTTATCGCCGGTTATATGATTTGCAATGATGCCAGTATTCGTGATTGGCAACTACGGGCTCCTACAGCAATGATAGGAAAATCCTTTGATACGCATGGCCCGACGGGCCCTTGGGTGACTTCAGCCAACAGCTTTCCTCTCGACCATGACTTCAATTTACGGACATGGGTTAATGGTGAACTGCGACAAGACGGGCACACAAGTGATTGGGCCTATTCTCTTGGGCAAATGATCGAGGAATTGACTACAGCTTTCACGCTTGAACCTGGTGATATTCTGGCAACTGGTACACCATGCGGTGTAGGAGCCGCGTGCACTCCAGCAAAGTACCTCAAGATCGGCGATGTTGTTCGCATGGAAATCGCCGGTTTAGGTAGCATAGAAAACACAGTCGTAGCTGAACCAGTTTATACTTATTAG
- a CDS encoding MFS transporter — MTLTKPTLQTTPAKDYGPLQLLVYCLCFLTMLIDGFDTQAISFAAPYIQKEFGGDHAALGLIFGAGLFGGLIGGFSLGPVGDYIGRKPLLIGSLTVIVVGSIITAYTSMPESMALIRFVTGIGLGGAIPSVIALSAEYAPPQKRSTIVAFVFSGFPIGAIVGAMIGSVIMPIWGWSMLFIVGGVAPMILLFAIVFFLPESINILKRKPNKELKLKHIQEKLGPWYNTISKPASEAPHGNSKVSITQLFTEGRAYGTLIIWGLCFLSLLTVYCIVSWLPTLINATGLPIETAVMTVGIMNIGSVFGNIFLARIADKRPPYNTTALFYGIGACFIATIELATTSSLLVFAIGLFAGVFSIGAQMSVTAIIARFYPATIRSTGVGWAFAAGRIGGVAGPVIAGFFLAAGVSFHSLMLIIASLSLMSGLLMWLLGKFAKNS; from the coding sequence ATGACCCTAACGAAGCCCACACTACAAACAACACCAGCCAAAGACTACGGACCACTTCAGTTGCTTGTGTACTGCCTTTGTTTTCTGACAATGCTAATTGATGGATTTGATACCCAAGCAATATCGTTTGCAGCGCCTTACATACAAAAGGAGTTTGGGGGCGATCACGCTGCTTTGGGTCTGATCTTTGGGGCTGGCCTCTTTGGTGGACTTATCGGTGGCTTCAGCTTAGGACCAGTAGGCGACTATATAGGAAGAAAACCACTCTTAATCGGATCCTTAACAGTCATTGTTGTTGGCTCCATCATTACCGCATACACTTCAATGCCAGAATCAATGGCTCTTATTCGTTTTGTGACAGGCATTGGCCTAGGTGGTGCTATCCCCAGTGTTATTGCTTTATCTGCTGAATATGCCCCACCCCAAAAACGTTCTACAATTGTTGCTTTTGTTTTCAGCGGCTTTCCAATAGGGGCAATAGTAGGGGCAATGATCGGCTCCGTTATTATGCCTATTTGGGGCTGGTCTATGCTTTTTATAGTGGGTGGAGTTGCCCCTATGATACTTCTATTTGCTATCGTTTTCTTTCTACCAGAATCTATTAATATCCTAAAACGCAAGCCTAACAAGGAGCTTAAACTCAAACATATTCAAGAGAAGCTTGGCCCTTGGTATAATACCATATCAAAGCCTGCTTCAGAGGCACCCCATGGTAATAGCAAAGTATCAATAACCCAGCTTTTTACAGAAGGTCGTGCTTATGGCACGCTTATCATCTGGGGTTTGTGTTTCCTAAGCCTCTTAACTGTTTACTGCATTGTAAGCTGGCTACCCACCTTAATCAACGCAACAGGATTACCCATAGAAACAGCTGTAATGACAGTTGGGATCATGAATATAGGTAGTGTATTTGGTAATATTTTCCTTGCCCGCATAGCTGATAAACGGCCCCCGTATAACACTACAGCCTTGTTTTACGGTATTGGTGCGTGTTTTATTGCTACAATCGAATTAGCCACTACATCATCACTTCTTGTCTTTGCGATTGGTTTATTTGCCGGTGTCTTTAGCATCGGGGCGCAAATGTCAGTTACCGCTATAATTGCACGTTTTTACCCAGCGACCATCCGATCAACAGGTGTTGGCTGGGCCTTCGCTGCAGGTCGAATAGGCGGTGTTGCTGGCCCTGTCATTGCTGGATTCTTTCTTGCTGCCGGTGTAAGTTTTCACAGCCTAATGCTTATCATAGCCAGTCTTTCTCTAATGTCCGGCTTATTGATGTGGTTACTTGGAAAATTTGCAAAGAATAGCTGA
- a CDS encoding serine hydrolase domain-containing protein, translated as MLRALAIGIFLVLGVPVLAQNNTVEVTDAHTKDMHQGTGETLHEVLEATDLKDWVDGYMSAALKQGDIAGAVVSIVQNGRIVMTDGYGYADIEAKTPMDPRRTLMRVGSTSKLFTWTAVMQLVEQGKLDLNEDINSYLDFKIPDAAGGPITMKSLMNHRGGFEEGLKEVLLSDPKKFISNEQFLKAHIRPRIYPVGKVPSYSNYGTALAGYIVQRLSGEHFDDYIDRHILEPLAMNSSTFRQPLPQKYKGRAAKGYIDSTQSPWPFELLIPSPAGSLSSTAEDMANFMIAHLQKGQFEGKQILESSTAETMYSNTAPHQPGFPSIAHGFLTYEENGRRVIGHGGDTILFHTEMKLVPEENVGLFVSFNSRGKQDAFNGIRERIFKDFMDRYFPDTSEPKKQVSIASALSDAKALAGKYRSSRRIQTAFLHILYILDQTTLIANDDGTVHFSSQPYKKYAKTAPNLWQEINGDDAFFVSVVDGVKTLSDMKNPTSVLQEVPLIYNSTLNNVIFLGSIAIMLLALIAWPVGWWLRRIYNQLLSLAGKPLLTHRLTLGFMIVNLIYLFGWYLAVKPLLATQLDIYTPEFDGYLRLLQVSAIIPILGSCIATYNALLALKSDRYWAGKLVSIFYALAMIGILWVASLGGFVSFTLEY; from the coding sequence ATGCTGAGAGCTTTAGCTATCGGAATATTTCTAGTTCTTGGTGTCCCCGTATTGGCTCAAAACAACACAGTCGAGGTGACAGATGCACATACAAAAGATATGCATCAAGGCACCGGGGAAACTTTACATGAGGTCCTAGAGGCAACTGACCTTAAAGACTGGGTGGATGGTTATATGTCTGCTGCCCTCAAGCAGGGAGATATTGCGGGTGCTGTGGTCAGCATCGTTCAGAATGGCCGTATCGTAATGACTGACGGCTATGGATATGCCGATATCGAAGCCAAAACACCGATGGACCCACGCCGAACATTAATGCGCGTAGGGTCAACATCCAAGTTGTTCACTTGGACCGCTGTTATGCAATTGGTTGAACAGGGCAAGTTGGACTTGAATGAAGACATAAATTCATATCTGGACTTTAAAATCCCTGATGCAGCAGGTGGGCCCATCACGATGAAAAGCTTGATGAACCATAGAGGTGGCTTTGAAGAAGGACTAAAAGAAGTTCTGTTATCAGACCCCAAAAAATTTATCTCAAACGAACAGTTCCTGAAGGCACATATCAGACCAAGGATATACCCAGTTGGAAAAGTGCCTTCTTACTCAAACTATGGCACCGCCCTTGCTGGATATATTGTGCAGCGCCTGTCTGGAGAGCACTTTGATGATTACATTGACCGTCACATTCTTGAGCCGTTAGCGATGAACAGTTCAACCTTTAGACAGCCTTTACCACAAAAATATAAGGGAAGGGCCGCGAAAGGATATATAGATTCCACCCAATCTCCCTGGCCTTTCGAACTATTGATACCATCCCCGGCAGGTAGCTTAAGCTCTACAGCTGAGGATATGGCTAACTTTATGATAGCGCACCTGCAGAAAGGGCAGTTTGAAGGTAAACAAATCCTAGAGTCATCAACAGCTGAGACGATGTATTCAAATACGGCGCCACACCAGCCCGGTTTTCCATCTATAGCGCATGGCTTTTTGACATATGAAGAAAATGGACGGCGTGTGATTGGGCATGGCGGTGATACCATCCTGTTTCATACTGAGATGAAGCTTGTGCCAGAAGAGAATGTTGGCCTTTTTGTAAGCTTCAACAGCCGAGGGAAGCAAGATGCATTCAATGGTATACGGGAGAGAATATTCAAAGATTTTATGGATAGGTATTTTCCTGATACAAGCGAGCCGAAGAAGCAGGTATCAATTGCGTCTGCACTATCAGATGCGAAAGCCTTGGCTGGCAAATATCGCAGTTCTCGTCGCATTCAGACAGCTTTTTTACATATTCTCTATATCTTAGATCAAACAACACTCATTGCCAATGATGATGGAACGGTACATTTTTCATCTCAACCATATAAGAAATATGCAAAGACCGCCCCTAATTTGTGGCAGGAGATAAACGGTGATGATGCCTTTTTCGTGTCTGTTGTTGATGGCGTCAAAACGCTATCAGACATGAAAAACCCCACGTCAGTGCTGCAAGAAGTGCCGTTGATATACAATTCCACACTCAATAACGTCATCTTCTTAGGGTCTATCGCAATCATGCTTCTCGCGCTCATCGCATGGCCAGTTGGGTGGTGGCTGAGAAGAATATACAATCAACTCTTATCACTAGCGGGAAAGCCTTTACTAACGCACAGGCTGACCCTCGGTTTCATGATAGTCAATCTTATATATCTTTTTGGGTGGTATCTGGCTGTAAAGCCCCTATTGGCAACTCAACTAGACATCTATACTCCTGAATTTGATGGTTATCTCAGACTGTTACAGGTTAGCGCGATCATTCCAATCTTAGGTTCTTGTATTGCTACTTACAATGCTCTGCTTGCTCTTAAGTCTGATCGTTACTGGGCGGGTAAGCTTGTCAGCATATTCTATGCACTAGCCATGATCGGTATTCTCTGGGTCGCCAGTCTTGGTGGGTTTGTAAGCTTTACGCTTGAGTACTAA
- a CDS encoding ABC transporter permease, with protein MMFQNYIKVALRNLFRNKLYSAINTIGLATGFAVCILVMLYVRHELSYDKNWANADTIARVNTTILLPGRSPYISVSASVPMKDAIETYFPNEVVRATRFIPMHPVVTHNGEAYAEDMHWTDPEAAKMFDLTVLYGDLEAALQDKASLAVSETFAEKYFGASNPVGKVLHIKLFEIDRDYRIGAVFKDLPDTTSLSFRALARFDLTDFPQTGALYDTWGNVGEHLVYVQLKSPASINTVNQQLPDLINTHVTGLDSLKSGPNSKVSDFYLQSLQRLVDIHLHPTGMGEMKPSGDIKTVRILVIIAGLVLLIACINFVNLVTAKSTQRAREVALRKVLGANRKQLIIQFIGETLILATIGLLFGLIFVELALPAFNSFQNMNLIFSYGDGYTILGLLGLVILTGFIAGIYPAFVISGFLPARVLRANKSSEAGDSMSLRNALVILQFTISIALIVATAVVYGQTWYATNRDPGYSKDNIIVLNNIGNDALASRQKALKDTILSLPYVKDASYTDYSPIDIHERLNSYQLEGANASQTALISTQSVDYDFLDTYKIPLAAGRFYSRQFSTDGVPPIEVEGAVGAVVINYESVKKLGLATAQNAIGKYLIAPIGMNEAGLVFGKMEIIGVTPDIYFQSPKKPIRAEVYLLAPERYHVLAVKYDGKPQAIASSLERVWKTFTNSVPFQYEFVDDSIAAEFKAERDISIMLAVFSLITVIVACLGLYGLAAFTAERRTKEIGIRKVLGAGVLDIVHLLVVQFSKPVVIANLIAWPLVSWAMLRWLENFPYRIDSLLLIPFCVGAGLISLVIAWLTVSAHAVKVARTNPIKALRHE; from the coding sequence ATGATGTTTCAAAATTACATAAAAGTAGCATTAAGGAACTTGTTTCGTAACAAACTCTACAGCGCCATCAATACTATTGGGTTGGCAACAGGGTTTGCTGTTTGCATCTTGGTCATGCTCTATGTGCGTCACGAATTATCCTATGATAAAAATTGGGCGAATGCAGATACGATAGCGCGTGTTAACACGACTATTCTGTTGCCTGGGCGCTCACCGTATATTTCTGTTTCTGCATCCGTGCCTATGAAAGATGCAATCGAAACATACTTCCCTAATGAAGTTGTGCGCGCGACACGATTTATACCCATGCATCCTGTTGTTACGCATAATGGCGAGGCCTATGCGGAAGATATGCATTGGACAGACCCTGAAGCAGCTAAAATGTTTGATTTGACTGTGTTGTATGGCGACCTTGAGGCAGCCCTTCAAGATAAGGCCAGCTTGGCTGTCAGTGAGACATTTGCCGAGAAATATTTTGGCGCGAGCAATCCTGTTGGCAAGGTTTTGCATATTAAGCTGTTCGAAATTGATCGGGATTATCGTATCGGAGCTGTCTTTAAAGACTTGCCGGATACAACATCTTTATCGTTTAGAGCTTTGGCAAGGTTTGACTTAACGGACTTTCCACAAACGGGGGCTCTCTATGATACATGGGGGAATGTGGGCGAGCATCTTGTATATGTTCAGTTGAAAAGCCCGGCTTCAATAAACACAGTTAATCAGCAACTTCCTGATCTGATAAACACGCATGTAACAGGGCTAGACTCTCTTAAGTCTGGCCCAAATAGTAAGGTTTCAGATTTTTACCTACAAAGCTTGCAGCGTCTTGTTGATATTCACTTGCATCCGACAGGCATGGGGGAAATGAAACCCTCTGGTGATATTAAAACTGTACGCATATTGGTCATAATAGCCGGGCTTGTGTTGTTAATAGCTTGTATAAATTTTGTGAATCTTGTCACAGCTAAATCAACCCAAAGGGCACGTGAGGTAGCGCTTAGGAAAGTATTAGGGGCTAATCGAAAACAGCTCATAATTCAGTTCATAGGCGAGACCCTTATTTTAGCAACTATCGGCTTGTTGTTTGGGCTTATCTTTGTTGAGCTTGCCCTGCCTGCGTTCAATAGCTTCCAGAATATGAACCTTATATTCTCTTACGGAGATGGGTATACCATACTGGGCCTGTTGGGGTTGGTAATCCTTACTGGTTTTATCGCGGGTATTTACCCGGCGTTTGTCATATCTGGTTTTTTACCTGCACGAGTGTTAAGGGCAAACAAATCTTCAGAAGCTGGGGACTCCATGTCTCTTCGTAACGCTCTGGTGATATTGCAATTTACTATTTCTATAGCGCTTATAGTCGCGACAGCGGTGGTGTATGGGCAAACATGGTATGCTACAAACCGTGATCCAGGTTATAGTAAAGATAATATCATCGTCCTGAACAATATAGGCAATGACGCGCTTGCTAGTAGGCAGAAAGCCCTAAAGGATACAATCTTATCACTCCCATATGTGAAAGATGCGAGCTATACAGATTATAGCCCAATTGATATCCACGAGCGGCTAAATTCGTATCAACTTGAGGGGGCTAATGCCAGTCAGACTGCCCTAATCAGCACCCAGTCGGTCGACTATGATTTTCTAGATACTTACAAAATCCCCCTTGCCGCAGGGCGGTTTTATAGCCGCCAGTTCTCAACGGACGGTGTCCCGCCCATAGAGGTGGAAGGTGCGGTTGGTGCGGTTGTCATAAATTATGAAAGTGTAAAAAAGTTAGGTCTTGCAACGGCTCAGAATGCTATCGGCAAATATTTAATAGCGCCTATCGGCATGAACGAAGCCGGACTGGTGTTTGGAAAAATGGAAATTATAGGTGTTACGCCAGATATATACTTCCAGTCTCCAAAGAAGCCGATCAGAGCTGAGGTATATTTGTTAGCGCCAGAACGATACCATGTTCTCGCGGTTAAATATGATGGCAAACCTCAGGCAATAGCATCAAGCCTTGAGCGGGTCTGGAAGACTTTCACGAACTCTGTACCATTCCAGTATGAATTTGTGGATGACTCTATCGCAGCTGAATTTAAGGCAGAGCGGGATATATCAATCATGCTTGCGGTCTTTTCTCTTATAACAGTGATTGTCGCCTGCCTTGGGTTGTACGGTTTGGCGGCTTTCACTGCAGAGCGGCGGACCAAGGAAATCGGCATCCGTAAGGTATTAGGTGCAGGCGTGTTGGATATCGTACACTTGTTAGTTGTGCAATTTTCTAAACCTGTTGTCATAGCAAACCTTATAGCATGGCCTTTGGTTTCGTGGGCAATGCTGCGTTGGCTCGAAAATTTCCCATATAGAATTGATAGTTTGCTGTTGATCCCATTTTGTGTGGGAGCAGGTTTAATATCTCTGGTGATTGCATGGCTTACCGTCAGTGCGCATGCCGTCAAAGTTGCCCGTACCAACCCAATCAAAGCACTTCGGCATGAATAG